The Alkalinema sp. FACHB-956 genome contains a region encoding:
- a CDS encoding DUF6527 family protein, protein MLVVGDDKYQKWACFRCPGGCGENILLPLNKTQRPCWAVFIDWLGRPTIHPSVRQLNECRCHFWIRQGCVDWCPDD, encoded by the coding sequence ATGCTAGTGGTTGGTGACGATAAGTATCAGAAGTGGGCATGTTTTCGATGCCCTGGAGGTTGTGGTGAGAATATCTTGCTGCCGCTGAATAAAACTCAACGTCCTTGCTGGGCAGTTTTCATAGATTGGCTCGGACGACCCACTATTCATCCTTCAGTCAGGCAACTCAACGAGTGCCGCTGCCATTTCTGGATTCGGCAAGGATGCGTTGATTGGTGCCCCGATGATTGA
- a CDS encoding UvrD-helicase domain-containing protein codes for MSFEIIHKPTFTNQLLAIPKERVIQVLEKIEVLRDDPKPHGKLKKKLHGYKGDIYRLRSGDFRIIYTYGDGWVALLGVDARKDVYKGDKLIAEETEVDVAAFTNLENLLAPEKVLPPEPKPSQAEALLPVELTEELLDRLLIPKTCFPNLLACRTFDDLLEADVPGAVRDRLFDCITAPNFDQVLNQPSFVTGSPDELLRFKEGDLLGFLLKLNPEQEKFVTWAMNATGPTLLKGGPGTGKSTVALYRTREILKQLQANGVSQPRILFTTYTNALVTFSEQLLQQLLGEDARFVEVKTADALMSSISHATKQVQVAQTNELIKLLRQAIPQAIAALEGNVLQQQAQRLVLQRLQPEYLLEELTDVIDARGIETLADYQETTRTGRNISLNKSQRQAIWTLRLHFNQLLKDQGIATWAQMRLYALDRLHTMPDPPVYDAVVVDEAQDLSPVVLRFLVGLCRESNRLFITADANQSIYGNSFRWSEVHHSLKFVGRTGILRMNHRTTQEVGEAAQSYLQEGILDEDKIERLYIHTGPLPAVRAVADRPSEGSLLAQFCRTAAREFRLGIGACAILTPTEKSGKNIAGQLNYLGVEATFMTSRELNLNCKGIKVLPLKAAKGLEFPIVAIAGFLDSPFSAVTKKLSDEEIAEILMRERRTLFVGMTRAMRALMVLVPAHQPGSFLQNFDPQFWNLGNA; via the coding sequence ATGTCTTTCGAGATCATCCACAAGCCCACCTTCACTAACCAACTCCTCGCCATCCCCAAAGAGCGAGTCATCCAGGTATTGGAGAAAATCGAGGTCTTGCGGGATGACCCCAAGCCCCACGGTAAGCTGAAGAAAAAACTGCACGGCTACAAAGGCGACATTTACCGCCTACGCTCTGGAGACTTCCGCATCATTTACACCTATGGCGATGGTTGGGTTGCCTTGCTTGGGGTTGATGCCCGTAAGGATGTCTATAAGGGTGACAAATTGATAGCGGAAGAAACTGAAGTTGATGTTGCCGCTTTTACCAACCTTGAAAATCTGTTAGCCCCTGAAAAGGTTCTGCCACCTGAACCTAAGCCGTCTCAAGCAGAAGCCCTTTTACCCGTTGAGCTAACCGAGGAATTACTCGATCGCCTGCTCATTCCCAAAACCTGTTTTCCTAACCTTCTGGCTTGCCGTACCTTCGATGACTTGCTAGAAGCCGATGTGCCAGGGGCAGTGCGCGATCGCCTATTTGACTGCATCACCGCACCTAACTTCGATCAAGTCCTCAACCAACCTAGCTTCGTCACCGGCAGTCCTGATGAGCTACTCCGCTTCAAAGAAGGGGATCTCCTGGGTTTTCTCCTCAAACTTAATCCTGAGCAAGAGAAATTTGTTACCTGGGCAATGAATGCAACGGGACCAACCCTCCTCAAAGGAGGTCCAGGTACAGGAAAAAGTACCGTTGCACTCTATCGCACCCGTGAAATTCTCAAACAGCTTCAAGCCAATGGTGTTAGCCAACCCCGGATTCTCTTCACCACTTACACCAATGCCCTGGTCACCTTCTCAGAGCAACTGCTGCAACAACTTCTGGGTGAGGATGCCCGTTTTGTAGAGGTCAAAACGGCTGATGCGCTGATGTCCTCTATTAGTCATGCCACTAAGCAAGTTCAAGTTGCTCAAACTAACGAGCTGATCAAGCTATTGCGACAAGCCATTCCTCAAGCGATCGCCGCTCTAGAAGGCAATGTTCTACAACAACAGGCGCAGCGACTCGTCCTGCAACGGCTCCAACCAGAGTATTTGCTCGAAGAGCTGACAGATGTGATTGATGCACGGGGCATCGAAACGCTGGCAGATTATCAAGAGACTACCCGTACTGGTCGCAACATCTCTCTCAACAAATCTCAGCGACAGGCAATTTGGACACTGCGGCTTCATTTCAATCAATTACTGAAAGATCAGGGAATAGCAACCTGGGCACAGATGCGGCTTTATGCCCTCGATCGCCTTCACACCATGCCAGATCCGCCTGTCTATGACGCGGTTGTGGTGGATGAAGCCCAAGATCTCAGTCCCGTTGTGCTGCGCTTTTTGGTAGGGCTTTGCCGTGAATCGAATCGGCTATTCATCACCGCTGATGCCAATCAATCAATCTACGGCAACAGCTTCCGGTGGTCTGAGGTGCATCACTCCCTCAAATTTGTTGGACGCACAGGCATTTTGAGGATGAACCATCGCACCACTCAAGAAGTCGGGGAAGCTGCTCAATCCTACTTGCAGGAAGGCATTCTGGACGAAGACAAGATTGAACGGCTCTATATTCATACAGGTCCCTTACCAGCAGTCCGTGCTGTTGCCGATCGCCCATCCGAAGGCTCTCTATTGGCTCAGTTTTGTCGCACTGCCGCTCGCGAGTTTCGCCTGGGAATAGGAGCCTGCGCTATACTGACGCCGACGGAAAAATCTGGCAAGAATATAGCAGGACAGCTGAACTACCTGGGAGTTGAGGCAACGTTTATGACCAGTCGAGAACTGAACTTGAACTGTAAGGGCATTAAAGTGTTGCCGCTCAAGGCTGCGAAAGGGTTGGAGTTTCCGATCGTGGCGATCGCAGGTTTTCTAGACTCCCCTTTCTCAGCAGTGACCAAGAAACTCTCAGACGAGGAAATCGCAGAAATTCTAATGCGCGAACGGCGCACCCTGTTTGTGGGCATGACTAGAGCAATGCGCGCCCTGATGGTTCTCGTTCCGGCTCACCAGCCAGGCAGCTTCCTGCAAAACTTTGATCCTCAGTTCTGGAATTTGGGTAACGCATGA